The Nocardioides sp. S5 genome includes a window with the following:
- the nuoF gene encoding NADH-quinone oxidoreductase subunit NuoF — MTDTLTPVLTDNWDAERAWTLASYEERGGYAALDKAFAMAPDDVINAVKESGLRGRGGAGFPTGMKWGFIPQDNPKPKYLVVNADESEPGTCKDIPLMMASPHTLVEGVIVSSYAIRANTAFIYVRGEVLHVVRRLQRAVQEAYLAGHLGKNIHGSGYDLDLVVHAGAGAYICGEETALLEGLEGRRGQPRLRPPFPAVAGLYSSPTVINNVESIASVPSIIVNGPAWFAGMGTEKSNGFGIFSLSGHVANPGQYEAPLGITLRELIDLAGGMREGHELKFWTPGGSSTPLLTPEHLDVPLDFESVGAAGSMLGTRALQLFDETTCVVRAVLRWTEFYKHESCGKCTPCREGTWWLSQTLARIEKGEGSEADLDVLLDQCDNILGRAFCALGDGATSPISSSIQYFRDEYLAHLTHGGCPFDHAASTVFAPVGATA; from the coding sequence GTGACCGACACGCTGACCCCGGTCCTCACCGACAACTGGGACGCCGAGCGCGCCTGGACCCTGGCGTCGTACGAGGAGCGCGGGGGCTACGCCGCGCTCGACAAGGCCTTCGCGATGGCCCCCGACGACGTGATCAACGCCGTCAAGGAGTCCGGCCTGCGCGGTCGCGGCGGCGCGGGCTTCCCCACCGGCATGAAGTGGGGCTTCATCCCGCAGGACAACCCGAAGCCGAAGTACCTCGTCGTCAACGCCGACGAGTCGGAGCCGGGCACCTGCAAGGACATCCCGCTCATGATGGCCAGCCCGCACACGCTGGTCGAGGGCGTGATCGTCAGCTCCTACGCCATCCGCGCCAACACCGCCTTCATCTACGTCCGCGGCGAGGTCCTCCACGTGGTCCGCCGCCTCCAGCGTGCGGTGCAGGAGGCCTACCTCGCCGGCCACCTCGGCAAGAACATCCACGGCTCCGGCTACGACCTCGACCTGGTCGTCCACGCCGGCGCAGGGGCCTACATCTGCGGCGAGGAGACGGCGCTGCTCGAGGGCCTCGAGGGCCGCCGGGGCCAGCCCCGCCTGCGCCCGCCGTTCCCCGCGGTCGCCGGTCTCTACTCCAGCCCGACGGTCATCAACAACGTCGAGTCGATCGCCTCCGTGCCGAGCATCATCGTCAACGGGCCGGCCTGGTTCGCCGGCATGGGCACCGAGAAGTCCAACGGCTTCGGCATCTTCAGCCTCTCGGGCCACGTCGCCAACCCCGGCCAGTACGAAGCGCCGCTCGGCATCACCCTGCGCGAGCTCATCGACCTCGCCGGCGGCATGCGCGAGGGCCACGAGCTCAAGTTCTGGACCCCCGGCGGCTCGAGCACCCCGCTCCTGACCCCCGAGCACCTCGACGTCCCGCTCGACTTCGAGTCGGTGGGTGCGGCGGGGTCGATGCTCGGCACCCGTGCCCTGCAGCTCTTCGACGAGACCACCTGCGTGGTCCGGGCGGTGCTGCGCTGGACCGAGTTCTACAAGCACGAGTCGTGCGGCAAGTGCACCCCGTGCCGCGAGGGCACGTGGTGGTTGTCGCAGACCTTGGCCCGGATCGAGAAGGGTGAGGGCAGCGAGGCGGACCTCGACGTGCTGCTCGACCAGTGCGACAACATCCTGGGTCGCGCGTTCTGCGCGCTCGGGGATGGGGCCACCAGCCCGATCTCGAGCTCGATCCAGTACTTCCGCGACGAGTACCTCGCACACCTGACCCACGGCGGCTGCCCGTTCGACCACGCCGCCTCCACTGTCTTCGCACCCGTGGGAGCCACTGCATGA
- a CDS encoding NADH-quinone oxidoreductase subunit G — protein sequence MTTTPERTEVETVTLTIDGVQVSVPKDTLVIRAAEQVGVQIPRFCDHPLLDPVGACRQCLVDIPDAGNGRGFPKPQASCTLPVAEGMVVNTQATSEVADKAQQGIMEFLLINHPLDCPVCDKGGECPLQNQAMSNGRGESRFAETGGVKRTFPKPINISAQVLLDRERCVLCARCTRFSEQVAGDPFIALAERGALQQVAIYEREPFESYFSGNTIQICPVGALTSADYRFRSRPFDLVSTPGVAEHDACGAAIRVDHRRGKVMRRLAGNEPEVNEEWISDKDRFAFRYTQVEDRITYPRIREDGVLRPASWPEAFAVAARGLRDAGAAAVLTGGRLTVEDAYAYAKFARVALGTNDVDFRARPHSAEEASFLASQVALSGGVTYSDLEAAPVVVLLGLEPEDEAATIFLRLRKAARKGRTQVVSVAPFTSRGLHKMNGRLVATAPGAEVEAIGSLRDAEHGITKDAVILVGERLAQTHGALTAAVELARSTGARLAWVPRRAGDRGAVEAGALPNLLPGGRPVTEASARVDLAAAWGVDSLPAKVGRDGNAIVAALAKGDLGGLVVAGVDPDDTADPAAFRAALGAAGFVVSLELRETDVTRAADVVLPVAPVTDKSGTFVTWDARTRDFVAVFSNPASLPDLRVLSGIADELGRPLGFRTVEQVRAEMQALGPWDGARPTIDAGKAPKAPKARAGALALATWKQLIDLGSMQDGEAHLRATARTPVARLSRATYESVFGMLDAGQDPVATITGDRGSITLPVVVADLPDDVVWVPARSVGRGVLADLASPGSSVIVKGAN from the coding sequence ATGACCACCACTCCTGAGCGCACGGAGGTCGAGACGGTCACGCTGACCATCGACGGCGTCCAGGTCAGCGTCCCCAAGGACACGCTGGTCATCCGCGCCGCCGAGCAGGTCGGCGTACAGATCCCGCGCTTCTGCGACCACCCGCTGCTCGACCCGGTCGGCGCCTGCCGCCAGTGCCTGGTCGACATCCCGGACGCCGGCAACGGCCGCGGCTTCCCCAAGCCGCAGGCCTCCTGCACGCTGCCGGTGGCCGAGGGCATGGTCGTCAACACCCAGGCCACCAGCGAGGTCGCCGACAAGGCACAGCAGGGCATCATGGAGTTCCTGCTGATCAACCACCCGCTCGACTGCCCGGTCTGCGACAAGGGCGGCGAGTGCCCCCTGCAGAACCAGGCGATGAGCAACGGTCGCGGCGAGAGCCGTTTCGCGGAGACCGGTGGCGTCAAGCGCACCTTCCCCAAGCCGATCAACATCTCCGCCCAGGTCCTGCTCGACCGCGAGCGCTGCGTGCTGTGCGCGCGCTGCACCCGCTTCTCCGAGCAGGTCGCCGGCGACCCGTTCATCGCCCTCGCCGAGCGCGGTGCGCTCCAGCAGGTCGCGATCTACGAGCGCGAGCCCTTCGAGAGCTACTTCTCCGGCAACACGATCCAGATCTGCCCGGTGGGCGCGCTCACCTCGGCCGACTACCGCTTCCGGTCGCGGCCCTTCGACCTGGTCTCCACGCCGGGCGTGGCCGAGCACGACGCCTGCGGTGCCGCCATCCGCGTCGACCACCGCCGTGGCAAGGTCATGCGTCGCCTCGCCGGCAACGAGCCCGAGGTCAACGAGGAGTGGATCAGCGACAAGGACCGCTTCGCGTTCCGCTACACCCAGGTCGAGGACCGCATCACCTACCCCCGGATCCGTGAGGACGGTGTGCTGCGTCCCGCCTCGTGGCCCGAGGCCTTCGCCGTCGCCGCCCGCGGGCTGCGCGACGCCGGTGCCGCCGCCGTGCTCACCGGCGGTCGCCTGACCGTCGAGGACGCCTACGCCTACGCCAAGTTCGCCCGCGTCGCGCTCGGCACCAACGACGTCGACTTCCGCGCCCGCCCGCACAGCGCCGAGGAGGCGAGCTTCCTCGCCTCGCAGGTCGCGCTGTCCGGCGGCGTGACCTACTCCGACCTCGAGGCGGCCCCGGTCGTGGTGCTGCTGGGCCTCGAGCCCGAGGACGAGGCGGCCACCATCTTCCTGCGTCTGCGCAAGGCGGCCCGCAAGGGACGTACGCAGGTCGTGTCCGTGGCGCCCTTCACCTCGCGCGGCCTGCACAAGATGAACGGTCGCCTCGTCGCGACCGCGCCGGGCGCCGAGGTCGAGGCCATCGGCTCGCTCCGGGACGCCGAGCACGGCATCACCAAGGACGCCGTGATCCTCGTCGGCGAGCGCCTCGCGCAGACCCACGGAGCGCTGACCGCCGCGGTCGAGCTCGCCCGCAGCACCGGCGCCCGGCTCGCCTGGGTGCCGCGTCGTGCCGGTGACCGCGGTGCGGTCGAGGCCGGCGCGCTGCCCAACCTGCTGCCCGGCGGTCGGCCCGTCACCGAGGCGTCGGCCCGGGTCGACCTGGCCGCCGCGTGGGGCGTGGACTCGCTGCCCGCCAAGGTCGGTCGCGACGGCAACGCCATCGTCGCCGCACTCGCCAAGGGCGACCTCGGCGGCCTCGTGGTCGCCGGAGTCGACCCCGACGACACCGCGGACCCTGCCGCCTTCCGCGCCGCCCTCGGCGCGGCCGGCTTCGTGGTCAGCCTCGAGCTGCGCGAGACCGACGTGACCCGCGCCGCCGACGTGGTGCTCCCGGTCGCGCCGGTCACCGACAAGTCGGGCACCTTCGTGACGTGGGACGCCCGCACCCGCGACTTCGTCGCGGTCTTCAGCAACCCCGCGTCCCTGCCCGACCTGCGCGTGCTGTCGGGGATCGCCGACGAGCTCGGCCGCCCGCTCGGCTTCCGCACGGTGGAGCAGGTGCGCGCGGAGATGCAGGCCCTCGGCCCGTGGGACGGCGCGCGCCCGACGATCGATGCCGGCAAGGCGCCGAAGGCTCCGAAGGCGAGGGCCGGTGCGCTCGCCCTCGCGACGTGGAAGCAGCTGATCGACCTCGGGTCGATGCAGGACGGCGAGGCGCACCTGCGCGCCACCGCCCGCACGCCCGTGGCGCGCCTGAGCCGGGCGACGTACGAGTCGGTGTTCGGC